The genomic DNA AGGCCGACATCTGACCAAGGTCGTCGTTGCCAGCCAGGCCATCGGGACGCGGAGCGTACTGGCTGTCCATGATCTGTTTCAAACGGCCCTGCGTCTTCCACGGCGCGCCGGCATAGTCATAGAGATAGGCCAGGTGATGGCTCGGCTCGTTCCCGTGCGCGTACCAGCCGATCAGGCCGGTGATGTCTTCAACGTTCTTGAAATGCGACGGATCGACCTTGGCATCGAACACGCTGTCGAGCTTGGCGGCAAATTTGGCATCGCCGCCCATCGCCCCAATCAGGCCCGCGACGTCCTGCGGCACGTACCACGAGTACTGCCAGGCGTTGCCTTCGGTGTAATCGCTACCGTAACCGGCGACATCGGGATCGAACGGTTCGCGGAACTGGCCATCGGTCTTGCGTGCACGCATGAAGCCGGTCTTGGCGTCGTATGCATTGCGCCAGTTGGTGGCGCGCTTTTCGAACGTCGAGGCGACATCCGTCTTGCCCATCGCCTTGGCCATCTGCGCGATCGACCAGTCGTCATAGGCATACTCAAGCGTCTTCGATGCCGCCTCGGGTTCCTTGTCGATCGGCACATAACCGATCTTCATATAATCGCCGAGGTCGCCATACGGCTTGTAAGTAGCACTGGCAACCATCGCATCGAGCGCACGCTTGGCGTCGAAACCACGTACGCCCTTGATGTACGCATCGGCGATGACCGGCACGGCGTGATAGCCGATCATGCACCACGTTTCCAGGCCCTGATAGGCCCACACGGGCAGGATGCCGAATGGGCTGGTTTCGCGCGCCGCGATCAACGACTGCACGAATTCGGTGCTCATCTTAGGCTGCAGCAGCACCATCAATGGCTGCTGCGCACGGTAGACGTCCCACAGCGACCAGGTCGAATAGAACTCGAAACCATTGGCCTTATGCACGGCATTGTCCGGGCCGCGGAACTCGCCGTTGACGTCGGTGCTCAGCGTCGGCGACAGCATGGCGTGATAGAGCGAGGTGTAGAAGCTGGTGCGCATCGCCTCCGGCGCATCGACGTCGATCGTCGCCAGCGCCTTGTTCCAGCCCTCGCGCGCCTCGTCGCGGCGCTTGTCGAAATCCCAGCCATCGCCATCGGTCAACAGATTGGCCACGGCATTGTCTTCGCTGACCGACGAGATCGCGACCTTCACTTCCAGCGGCTTGCCCAGGTTGCCGAAGTCGAACACGCCCACCAGCGCGCGGCCGCTCTGCGCATCATGGTCTTCCGCCTGATGGCCCGGCCCCTTGAAACCCTTGTACGGTGCATCGGTCTCGCGGTTGTAGAGTGTGCGCGAGACCATCGGCGCGGAGAACTTCATCGCGAAGCACAGTTCGCGGCCAGGCGCCCAGCCATTGGTTTGGCGGCAACCGGTGACGGTGCCGTCCGGATGCACGCGCAGCGACGACCACAGCACCTTGCCCTGGTAGTCGTAGACGCTGGGGCGCAGATCGAGCAGCACGTGCGCCGGCTTGCCTGCCGGATAGGTATAACGATGCCAGCCCACGCGGCGGCCGGCGGTCAGTTCCGCACGCACGCCGTAGTCGGCCAGCGTCACGGCGTAATAGCCGGCCTGCGCCACTTCGCTGTCATGCGAGAAACGCGAGCGATAGCCGCTGCCGGGCTTGGCCGGGTCGCCGGCCTCCAGCCGTACGTCACCGGCAATCGGCATCACCAGCACATCGCCCAGGTCCGAATGGCCGGAGCCGGAGAAGTGCGTATGCGAGAAACCCATGATGGTCGGGTCGCCGTATTGATAGCCGGCGGCCCACTTATAGGCATGCTTGAAATCCGGCATGGCCGTGTCCGGCGACAACTGGATCATGCCGAACGGCACCGTCGCGCCAGGGAAGGTGTGCCCGTCCCCGCCCGTACCGATCCGCGGATCGACCTCGGCCGCGTGCCCGGCCGGTTGGGCGCCATGGGCGGGAAAAGCCAGCGCCACAGCCAATAAACCGGGCAAGAGGCGGAGCGAAGCACGAGCAGCGATCATGGGTTCCCCTACGTCAAGGCAAATTTGGATCGGTCTAAACCCAAAGCTAACATGTGTCGACCACGTCGCGCATGTTGCGCTGCGCGATGTACTGTAGGCGCGGGTTTAGCTACATTTGGATCGTTCCAATGCAGATGATTGACGATGGAAAGCCTACCGCCTGCTCGTCGTAAGGTCACTCTGACGGATATCGCCGCCGGCTGCGGGGTGTCACGAGCGACTGTCTCACTAGTTTTACGGGGAAGTCCCTTAGTCAACAAGCACACGCGGGCACGCGTGGAAGAAGAATTGCGCCGGCAAGGTTATGTCTATAACCGTGCCGCTGCCAATCTGCGTCGCCGCACTTCGTCGAGCATCGCTTTGGTGATCAACGAGCTGGGCAACCCCTTCTTTGCCGAATTTGCCGCAGGCGTCGACGAAACGCTAGGTGCGGCAGGCTTTGTCACGCTCCTGGGCAGCACCAGCGAATCGACCGACCGCGAACAGGCCGTGCTCGGTTCGCTGATCGAGCACGGCCCCGGCGGGATCATCCTTTCGCCAGCGGAAGGCAGCGAGGCCAGCCGTGTGCTGGCAACGGTCGGTCCGCAAATGCCGGTCTTGCTGTTCAACCGCGAGCTGGGCGGCAGCCTGCCCGAATACGCACACTGGGACCGGCTGATGCTGGACAACCAGCGCGGCGCACGCGTGGCGACCGAGCATCTGATTGCCCAGGGGCATCAGCGCATCGCCTTTTTTGGCGGCCACAACGATTCCAGCTCCTGTAGTCAGCGCTATGCCGGCTATCTGCAGGCGATGGAGGCTGCCGGCCTGCCGGTCGCCGAGCACTGGCGCGTACAGACCGCCCCCACGCGCGTCGATGCCGCGCATCGCAGCGAGGAGCTGTTCCGCGCCGATCCGGCACCTACCGCCGCGGTTTGCTACAACGACGCGGTTGCGCTGGGTTTAATGCTGGGCCTCGCTCAGCGCGGCCTGCAGACCGGTCATGACTTCGCCGTCACGGGCTTTGACGATATTGCCGAAGCTGCTTTCAGCATGCCGCCATTGACCACCCTGGCTACCAACCCGCGCGCGCGTGGCCGCCAGGCCGCGCAACTGCTGCTGGCCCGGCTGCGCAACCCGCAGGCCGATGCCAGTACTACTACCGCTCCGGTGCAATTGGTCGTACGCGAAAGCAGCGGCCCACTCCGCTCCCCTTAACTCGCGAGGACTCCCAAGATCATGGCCCCCACCCCTCCCGTTATACCGTCGAGCTCGACCGCCTCAGGCGGCAAGGCTCGCTATACCGACTTCCCGTTGGCACTGGGAGTCATGACGACGATCTTCTTCATGTGGGGCTTCCTCACATGCTTGAACGACATCCTGATTCCGCATCTGAAAGCCGTGTTCGAGCTGAACTACTTTCGGGCGATGCTGATCCAGT from Dyella sp. GSA-30 includes the following:
- a CDS encoding GH92 family glycosyl hydrolase — its product is MIAARASLRLLPGLLAVALAFPAHGAQPAGHAAEVDPRIGTGGDGHTFPGATVPFGMIQLSPDTAMPDFKHAYKWAAGYQYGDPTIMGFSHTHFSGSGHSDLGDVLVMPIAGDVRLEAGDPAKPGSGYRSRFSHDSEVAQAGYYAVTLADYGVRAELTAGRRVGWHRYTYPAGKPAHVLLDLRPSVYDYQGKVLWSSLRVHPDGTVTGCRQTNGWAPGRELCFAMKFSAPMVSRTLYNRETDAPYKGFKGPGHQAEDHDAQSGRALVGVFDFGNLGKPLEVKVAISSVSEDNAVANLLTDGDGWDFDKRRDEAREGWNKALATIDVDAPEAMRTSFYTSLYHAMLSPTLSTDVNGEFRGPDNAVHKANGFEFYSTWSLWDVYRAQQPLMVLLQPKMSTEFVQSLIAARETSPFGILPVWAYQGLETWCMIGYHAVPVIADAYIKGVRGFDAKRALDAMVASATYKPYGDLGDYMKIGYVPIDKEPEAASKTLEYAYDDWSIAQMAKAMGKTDVASTFEKRATNWRNAYDAKTGFMRARKTDGQFREPFDPDVAGYGSDYTEGNAWQYSWYVPQDVAGLIGAMGGDAKFAAKLDSVFDAKVDPSHFKNVEDITGLIGWYAHGNEPSHHLAYLYDYAGAPWKTQGRLKQIMDSQYAPRPDGLAGNDDLGQMSAWYVYTALGFYPVTPASDQYAIGRPFVSKATVHLPNGKQFVVTASPLDDAHPYVGKVTLNGKPLDRVYLRHGEITAGGELHFTMQAEPNRDWGKDVASRPAGMSPYAQ
- a CDS encoding LacI family DNA-binding transcriptional regulator yields the protein MESLPPARRKVTLTDIAAGCGVSRATVSLVLRGSPLVNKHTRARVEEELRRQGYVYNRAAANLRRRTSSSIALVINELGNPFFAEFAAGVDETLGAAGFVTLLGSTSESTDREQAVLGSLIEHGPGGIILSPAEGSEASRVLATVGPQMPVLLFNRELGGSLPEYAHWDRLMLDNQRGARVATEHLIAQGHQRIAFFGGHNDSSSCSQRYAGYLQAMEAAGLPVAEHWRVQTAPTRVDAAHRSEELFRADPAPTAAVCYNDAVALGLMLGLAQRGLQTGHDFAVTGFDDIAEAAFSMPPLTTLATNPRARGRQAAQLLLARLRNPQADASTTTAPVQLVVRESSGPLRSP